A genomic segment from Anopheles maculipalpis chromosome X, idAnoMacuDA_375_x, whole genome shotgun sequence encodes:
- the LOC126567453 gene encoding uncharacterized protein LOC126567453 yields the protein MTAHESYGFIGTWEIVESHLEGTTEKLGLEGIKFRLDEMGDIIWYNDLINTTTNSQNGSARESQYSNPRLSTLNGAAFCPINDSAAVLFSCETFEVVELSSNGPGLIFGAYTGHSIEFRTNHYNPGEQMSLRCDCWCELHCQRVKEDQSVGQEEPFTLISVLDDGNFCDVTLKSCDNVIYNVHSPILRLNGFDCSSMTAASTYQHLASRFECAEAQAQQVAAAHPPLMKVSSVPCARAVRTGSNTYGRGSPAMMCSVSANATPSLHPSAHASPTILNPNFLLPPTSLDSYNLSPKLVANISNSFNCLMPTEANGADGANTSSIFLDVPKRTAHQTSSCSDSNLHIDRNVFFFPDAVPVSCRVKFKPPSSPFRARSPSPFPVTTLDTPPSSPLTPLSVLNNIPAKMLSTILHWLYCECLPDQLDEETCIQLINMCESTTPLSRMSEPCKNYLRNIQLKKFVIDIINDLHDSLNNMIQMVNPSTISHSPCVLCQVFKEGVKECLTAFVKLLQFCNIFTKDATTFTRQQRHEIIKYVRTRMPIYLSQVHQLLQNVHLVLGSLSPDDRNDLVSYLVPEITSALEILTSAVSEIKLSLEVVCKDLKSSQQEQQQQQQKLHETSVQPQGRSPTGNRSGGCGRSTQYASLPGNRTGTERARSHGRTTTPTTTMQSRLGQSTSESDLKFFLYMYEVKKMRDIYGRVTNALEVLLHKKNTFNEMNLLHQHQTVRRNLEQLAMEVPAAIGQLEELCDTIDEKIGWKEFKFCFKFLTSQVNGIVSKLLEHKSALNDAMFYISTLVQKEQFTCALVELGLLDKRSVEPALLHECAARRSAVRSSSQRQLEYATVKMNLVQNLCESPTASHSSLSKNALKLLHSGQLADMEFEVVVSQMDQHHETVTPTTAATSSCDFSPDEGLLLNGANGKGANGGGGGGVGNETATAVNASSSTGSNGSHAKGGNTRGAQSHCFKAHRVIVAARCDWFKKALLSGMQEDINRKIIIYDTSPVIFRRLLLYLYGAPVDRSVGVDQLCELMLLADRYSVDNLKAICEQTLVASIDSESVICLYGISDRFNAAALKARCLSYLSQHTELTQLDIFQELPVYLQNEVQELIRWCGRAPEPWCDRGPDRSRSDRGSRHSLKSPSKASKSSRSRKTSPSFM from the exons ATGACGGCTCACGAATCGTACGGATTCATCGGGACGTGGGAG ATTGTGGAGTCGCATCTGGAAGGCACCACAGAGAAGCTGGGTCTCGAAGG CATCAAGTTCCGGCTGGACGAAATGGGGGACATTATCTGGTACAACGATCTAATCAACACGACCACAAACTCCCAGAATGGTAGTGCACGGGAGTCGCAGTACAGCAATCCACGGCTGAGCACGCTTAACGGGGCGGCCTTCTGTCCGATCAACGATTCGGCGGCCGTACTGTTCAGCTGCGAAACTTTCGAGGTGGTGGAGCTGTCGTCTAATGGCCCGGGACTCATCTTCGGTGCGTACACCGGGCATAGCATCGAGTTTCGCACCAACCATTACAATCCGGGCGAGCAGATGTCGTTGCGGTGTGATTGCTGGTGCGAGCTGCACTGTCAGCGCGTGAAGGAGGACCAGTCGGTCGGGCAGGAGGAACCGTTCACGCTGATCTCCGTGCTGGACGATGGCAACTTCTGTGATGTGACTCTCAAGAGTTGTGATAATGTAATC TACAACGTTCACTCGCCGATTCTGCGTTTGAATGGATTCGATTGCAGTAGTATGACGGCGGCCTCCACCTACCAACATCTCGCAAGCCGGTTCGAGTGTGCGGAGGCACAGGCACAACAGGTAGCGGCCGCCCATCCACCGTTGATGAAGGTTTCCTCGGTACCGTGCGCACGGGCCGTTCGCACCGGCAGCAACACGTACGGCCGTGGGTCGCCCGCAATGATGTGCAGCGTGAGTGCGAACGCCACCCCAAGCTTGCACCCGAGCGCGCACGCCAGCCCAACGATACTGAATCCCAACTTTCTCCTACCGCCAACGTCGCTCGACTCGTACAACCTGTCGCCGAAGCTGGTGGCCAACATATCGAACTCGTTCAACTGTCTGATGCCGACGGAAGCGAACGGTGCCGACGGTGCTAACACGTCCTCCATCTTTCTCGATGTGCCAAAGCGGACCGCTCATCAAACGTCTTCGTGTTCGGACTCGAACCTGCACATCGATCGGAACGTGTTCTTCTTCCCGGACGCGGTACCGGTAAGCTGTCGGGTGAAGTTTAAACCACCGTCGTCGCCGTTCCGTGCGCGGAGTCCCTCGCCGTTTCCGGTGACGACGCTCGAtacgccaccatcatcaccgttGACGCCGCTGTCGGTGTTGAACAACATACCGGCGAAGATGCTGTCCACGATCCTGCACTGGCTGTACTGCGAGTGTTTGCCGGACCAGCTGGATGAGGAGACCTGCATACAGCTGATCAATATGTGCGAAAGTACGACACCGCTCAGCCGTATGAGCGAACCGTGCAAAAACTATCTGCGTAACATACAGCTCAAGAAAT TTGTAATCGACATTATCAACGATCTGCACGATAGTCTGAACAACATGATACAGATGGTCAATCCGAGTACCATCTCGCACAGTCCCTGTGTTTTGTGTCAGGTGTTTAAGGAAGGCGTTAAAGAGTGTCTCACAG CATTCGTTAAGCTGCTCCAGTTCTGCAACATCTTCACTAAGGACGCTACAACCTTCACACGTCAGCAGAGGCATGAGATCATCAAGTACGTTCGAACCCGAATGCCAATCTATCTGTCGCAGGTGCATCAACTGCTGCAGAACGTTCACCTTGTCCTGGGCAGTCTGTCACCGGACGATCGGAACGATCTCGTTTCCTACCTGGTACCGGAAATTACCAGCGCCCTGGAGATACTAACCTCTGCCGTGTCCGAAATTAAACTCTCCCTGGAAGTGGTCTGCAAGGATCTGAAAAGCAGtcagcaggagcagcaacagcaacagcagaagctGCACGAAACCTCCGTACAGCCTCAAGGACGTTCGCCCACCGGCAATCGTAGTGGTGGCTGTGGACGAAGCACCCAGTACGCATCGTTACCGGGCAACCGTACCGGTACCGAACGTGCGCGTAGTCACGGGCGTACCACaacccccaccaccaccatgcaGTCCCGGCTCGGACAGAGCACGTCCGAGTCCGACCTAAAGTTCTTCCTGTACATGTACGAGGTGAAGAAGATGCGTGATATTTACGGGCGTGTGACGAATGCGCTCGAGGTGCTACTACACAAGAAGAACACGTTTAACGAGATGAATCTGCTGCACCAGCATCAAACGGTGCGGCGTAATTTAGAACAGTTGGCGATGGAGGTACCGGCTGCGATCGGCCAGCTGGAGGAGCTTTGCGATACGATTGACGAGAAGATTGGCTGGAAGGAGTTTAAGTTTTGCTTCAAGTTTCTCACCAGTCAAGTG AATGGTATTGTTTCAAAACTGCTCGAACACAAGTCTGCCCTAAACGACGCAATGTTCTAT ATCTCCACTCTCGTGCAGAAGGAACAGTTTACCTGTGCACTCGTTGAGTTGGGTCTGCTAGACAAGCGTAGCGTCGAACCGGCCCTACTGCACGAGTGTGCTGCCCGGCGCAGTGCCGTACGTTCCAGCAGCCAGCGTCAGCTCGAATATGCTACCGTCAAGATGAATTTAGTGCAGAATCTTTGCGAATCGCCAACCGCATCGCACAGCAGCCTGTCGAAGAATGCGCTAAAGTTGCTACATTCGGGCCAGCTGGCGGACATGGAGTTTGAGGTGGTGGTGTCGCAGATGGATCAGCACCACGAAACGGTGACGCCGACGACGGCGGCCACGTCATCGTGCGACTTCAGCCCGGACGAGGGCCTATTGCTCAATGGTGCGAACGGCAAGGGTGCTAATggaggtggtggcggtggagtTGGCAACGAAACCGCAACGGCTGTGAATGCTTCCAGTAGTACCGGTAGTAACGGTAGCCATGCTAAGGGTGGCAATACGCGTGGCGCCCAGTCGCACTGCTTCAAGGCACACCGTGTGATAGTGGCGGCACGGTGCGACTGGTTCAAGAAGGCGCTACTGTCCGGGATGCAGGAGGACATTAATCG TAAGATTATTATTTACGATACCTCACCGGTAATCTTCCGCCGGTTACTACTCTACCTGTACGGTGCACCAGTGGATCGGTCGGTTGGTGTTGATCAGCTGTGTGAGCTGATGCTGCTCGCCGATCGGTATTCGGTCGACAATCTGAAGGCTATCTGCGAGCAAACGTTGGTCGCATCGATCGACAGTGAATCGGTCATCTGTCTGTACGGCATCTCGGATCGGTTCAATGCGGCCGCACTGAAGGCACGGTGTCTGTCGTACCTGTCGCAGCACACCGAACTGACGCAGCTTGACATCTTCCAGGAACTGCCAGTGTATCTGCAG AACGAGGTGCAGGAGTTGATACGCTGGTGCGGACGTGCACCGGAACCGTGGTGCGATCGGGGACCGGACCGCTCCAGGTCGGATCGTGGCTCACGCCACAGTCTTAAGAGTCCGTCAAAAGCGTCCAAATCGTCACGGTCGCGCAAAACGTCACCATCCTTCATGTGA